In a genomic window of Gopherus evgoodei ecotype Sinaloan lineage chromosome 14, rGopEvg1_v1.p, whole genome shotgun sequence:
- the SNAI1 gene encoding zinc finger protein SNAI1 — MPRSFLVKKHFSVSKKPNYSELESQTVIVSPFLYEKCPLSLIPQPEVLSSGAYYPPLVWDTGLLSNFFTSETEYKTCAASPSPESKPLDLTSLSSEEDEGKTSDPPSPASSATEAEKFQCSQCNKSYSTFAGLSKHKQLHCDSQTRKSFSCKYCEKEYVSLGALKMHIRSHTLPCVCKICGKAFSRPWLLQGHIRTHTGEKPFSCTHCNRAFADRSNLRAHLQTHSDVKKYQCKTCSRTFSRMSLLHKHEETGCSGTR, encoded by the exons ATGCCGCGCTCCTTTCTGGTGAAGAAGCATTTCTCGGTCAGCAAGAAACCCAACTACAGCGAGCTGGAGAGTCAGACCG TGATCGTGTCGCCCTTTCTGTACGAGAAGTGCCCCCTGTCCCTCATCCCCCAGCCGGAGGTCCTGAGCTCGGGGGCCTACTACCCCCCGCTTGTGTGGGACACGGGGCTGCTCTCCAACTTCTTCACCTCGGAGACGGAATACAAGACATGCGCCgcttcccccagcccagagtccaagCCCCTAGACCTGACCTCCCTGTCCAGCGAGGAGGATGAAGGCAAGACCTCTGATCCACCCAGCCCGGCCTCTTCTGCCACCGAGGCGGAGAAATTCCAGTGTAGTCAATGCAACAAGTCCTATTCCACCTTTGCGGGCCTTTCCAAGCACAAACAATTGCACTGTGATTCCCAGACCAGGAAATCTTTTAGCTGCAAGTACTGTGAGAAGGAGTATGTGAGCCTGGGGGCTCTCAAGATGCACATCCGAAGCCATACCCTGCCCTGCGTGTGTAAAATCTGCGGCAAGGCTTTCTCCAGGCCCTGGCTCCTGCAGGGCCACATCAGAACCCACACAG GTGAAAAGCCTTTTTCCTGTACACACTGCAATAGAGCCTTTGCTGACCGCTCTAATCTCCGAGCCCACCTGCAGACTCATTCAGATGTAAAGAAGTATCAATGCAAAACCTGCTCCCGGACTTTCTCCCGAATGTCACTACTTCACAAACATGAAGAAACGGGCTGCTCTGGAACTCGCTAA